Proteins from a genomic interval of Acidobacteriota bacterium:
- a CDS encoding dihydrodipicolinate synthase family protein, with the protein MNYSLRRGLNVPTISVVDEGGHVIEHEQRQVFRYVIQNGHGADVIFANGTTGEWNRLPNDERQRLLHLAVDEVQSINTELFTQGRTPVEVWCGLNGDTKQEILANLDLALQLNADAAVIAPLAINDLDEHDIVRFFRREVNDLIEAAPHPIPVFLYDNADINAPGRTDHIRTHIVKELSRLPWLYGIKVSASRTVLGNYTKAALHYKQPGEFGIYIGNAGLIFDWYRPPRGFIGRLRAGWHEFLLHDALPIGVVSGPGNVLPREWQKAWRVCWAGDGELTELYRDVCESFEQACLFEEGGRRAGKLLACFKESLVLNGVIESARVCVGTPALTAEQRAQFGERYQKFQAALHLQIPALWQSQANQ; encoded by the coding sequence ATGAATTACAGTTTGCGACGCGGCTTGAACGTCCCAACCATCAGCGTGGTGGATGAGGGCGGCCACGTCATCGAGCACGAACAGCGCCAAGTCTTTCGCTACGTCATCCAAAACGGCCACGGCGCCGATGTCATCTTCGCCAACGGCACTACCGGCGAATGGAACCGCTTGCCGAATGATGAGCGCCAGCGCCTCTTGCACCTTGCCGTAGACGAAGTGCAATCCATCAACACTGAACTGTTCACCCAGGGCCGCACGCCCGTCGAAGTCTGGTGCGGCCTCAATGGCGACACCAAGCAGGAAATCCTCGCCAACCTAGACTTGGCGCTTCAACTCAATGCCGACGCCGCCGTCATCGCGCCGCTGGCGATCAACGATCTCGACGAACACGACATCGTGCGTTTCTTTCGCCGCGAGGTGAACGACCTGATCGAAGCCGCGCCGCATCCCATCCCCGTCTTTCTTTACGACAATGCCGACATCAACGCACCCGGACGTACCGACCACATCCGCACGCACATCGTCAAAGAGCTGAGCCGCCTGCCCTGGCTTTACGGCATCAAGGTCTCGGCCTCGCGCACGGTGCTGGGCAATTACACCAAGGCCGCGCTGCATTACAAACAGCCGGGCGAATTCGGCATTTACATCGGCAATGCCGGGCTGATCTTCGATTGGTATCGTCCGCCGCGCGGTTTCATCGGACGCTTGCGCGCGGGTTGGCACGAATTTCTGTTGCACGATGCCCTGCCGATTGGCGTCGTCTCTGGCCCCGGCAACGTGCTGCCGCGCGAATGGCAAAAAGCCTGGCGCGTGTGTTGGGCAGGTGACGGAGAATTGACCGAGCTGTATCGCGATGTCTGTGAAAGCTTCGAACAAGCCTGTTTGTTTGAAGAGGGCGGACGGCGTGCGGGTAAGTTGCTGGCGTGTTTCAAAGAGTCGTTGGTGTTGAATGGCGTGATTGAAAGCGCGCGGGTTTGCGTGGGGACACCCGCGTTAACGGCGGAACAACGTGCGCAGTTTGGTGAACGTTATCAGAAGTTCCAGGCGGCGTTGCACCTGCAAATCCCCGCTTTATGGCAGAGCCAAGCCAACCAATAA
- the rsmB gene encoding 16S rRNA (cytosine(967)-C(5))-methyltransferase RsmB — protein sequence MNTRPRLIKSQPPRPRPIEISPARRAAFDILWRVATEDAYATNLLASENYNSLSREDHGLLNELVLGVLRWQRTLDFLIERYAQRPTNKLDTATQIALRLGLYQLRWLTRIPAHAALNESVNLIKATEQPAAAPLVNAALRNATRDSATSLEEMLATVPNDLARLGIETSHPSWLLKRWLARLGETDAKELATANNTTPRTAFRFNALQADPAQSREWLAQSGIGFEPSTVAPQAFVITAGKLSSQATPVQTGALYLQDEASQLIAHLAANHPQSQISNPQCLDLCAAPGSKATLLASLLPADARIVACDLHAHRLRTMDEMRERLGIFNLELKQLDATQELPASFVESFDAVLLDAPCSGLGTLQRHPEIKWRLNEAKLKELAELQKQLIANAARCVKPGGLLTYAVCSTEPEEGEEVVAWLRAQQKEAGYEFRDMTRERLLELGLDPTNFLTGDFGGRTYPHHHGCEGFFFCVLWKRR from the coding sequence ATGAACACACGCCCCCGCCTCATCAAGTCACAACCACCCAGGCCCCGCCCCATCGAAATCTCGCCCGCGCGCCGCGCTGCCTTCGACATACTCTGGCGCGTGGCGACCGAAGACGCTTATGCGACCAACTTGCTGGCCTCGGAAAACTACAACTCACTGTCGCGCGAAGACCACGGCTTGCTCAACGAACTGGTGCTTGGTGTCTTGCGTTGGCAACGCACGCTTGATTTTCTGATCGAACGCTATGCCCAGCGCCCGACCAACAAACTCGACACCGCGACGCAAATCGCCTTGCGGCTCGGGCTCTATCAACTGCGCTGGCTCACGCGCATCCCAGCCCATGCGGCGCTCAACGAATCAGTCAACTTGATCAAGGCCACCGAACAACCCGCCGCCGCGCCGTTGGTCAATGCCGCCTTGCGCAATGCGACACGCGACAGCGCCACCAGTTTGGAAGAAATGCTGGCAACCGTGCCGAATGACTTGGCGCGCCTCGGCATCGAAACCTCGCATCCGTCGTGGTTGCTCAAACGTTGGCTGGCGCGGCTGGGAGAAACTGACGCCAAAGAACTCGCGACGGCGAACAACACGACGCCGCGCACCGCCTTCCGCTTTAACGCGCTGCAAGCCGATCCGGCGCAAAGCCGCGAATGGCTGGCGCAAAGCGGCATTGGCTTCGAACCATCAACAGTCGCGCCGCAAGCGTTCGTCATCACCGCTGGCAAGCTTTCTTCGCAAGCAACACCAGTGCAAACAGGCGCGCTTTACCTGCAAGACGAAGCCTCGCAACTCATTGCACATCTCGCCGCCAACCATCCGCAATCTCAAATTTCAAATCCGCAATGCCTCGATCTGTGCGCTGCGCCCGGCAGCAAGGCGACGTTGCTCGCTTCCCTCTTGCCCGCCGATGCGCGCATTGTGGCCTGTGATCTGCACGCGCACCGCTTGCGCACGATGGATGAAATGCGCGAGCGGCTGGGCATTTTCAATCTCGAATTGAAACAACTCGACGCCACGCAGGAACTGCCTGCCAGCTTTGTCGAAAGCTTTGACGCCGTGTTGCTTGATGCGCCGTGTTCCGGCCTCGGCACGTTGCAGCGCCATCCTGAAATCAAATGGCGCTTGAATGAAGCCAAACTGAAAGAACTGGCCGAACTGCAAAAGCAGTTGATTGCCAATGCCGCGCGCTGCGTGAAGCCAGGCGGCTTGCTGACCTATGCCGTCTGTTCGACCGAACCTGAAGAAGGTGAAGAAGTCGTGGCGTGGTTGCGCGCACAACAAAAAGAAGCGGGCTACGAATTCCGCGATATGACCCGCGAGCGTTTGCTTGAACTAGGGCTTGATCCAACCAACTTCTTGACCGGCGACTTTGGCGGGCGCACCTATCCGCACCACCACGGTTGCGAAGGCTTTTTCTTTTGTGTGCTTTGGAAGAGGAGATAA
- a CDS encoding methionyl-tRNA formyltransferase, whose amino-acid sequence MNLIFMGTPAFAVPSLRKLIAAGHRIQAVFTQPDKPVGRKQVITPPPVKVCALEHGLTVYQPLKIKTAEARAEFEPLFQQVDAGIIAAYGRILPDWMLGAPRLGCINVHSSILPKYRGAAPINWAIVQGETETGVTIMQMDVGMDTGDILRQDTTAIGATETAEQLTPRLAELGASLLIETLAGIERSKITPQKQNEAEATYAPMLKREDGLVDWTLSATQLYNRLRGFTPFPGCYTLLHEQRLEIVAATAEAHTGDAAPGTIVEIAKDSFAVACGHGSQLRLTQVQPAGKKVMAVHDFLNGAKLQVGTKLG is encoded by the coding sequence ATGAATTTGATTTTTATGGGCACGCCCGCCTTCGCCGTGCCCAGCTTACGCAAACTGATCGCAGCCGGGCATCGCATCCAGGCTGTCTTCACCCAACCCGACAAGCCCGTCGGGCGTAAACAGGTCATTACACCGCCGCCCGTCAAAGTCTGCGCGCTGGAACACGGCCTGACTGTTTATCAACCGCTCAAAATCAAAACCGCCGAGGCGCGCGCCGAATTCGAGCCGCTGTTTCAGCAGGTGGATGCAGGGATCATCGCCGCCTACGGCCGCATCCTGCCCGATTGGATGCTCGGCGCGCCGCGTCTGGGCTGCATCAACGTACACTCTTCCATCCTGCCGAAATATCGCGGCGCGGCCCCGATCAACTGGGCCATCGTGCAAGGTGAGACCGAGACCGGCGTGACGATCATGCAAATGGATGTAGGCATGGACACGGGTGACATCCTGCGGCAAGACACAACGGCCATTGGCGCGACCGAAACGGCGGAGCAACTGACACCGCGTCTGGCTGAGTTGGGTGCGTCATTGCTGATCGAAACGCTGGCGGGAATCGAACGCAGCAAGATCACGCCACAAAAGCAAAACGAAGCCGAAGCAACTTACGCGCCAATGCTAAAACGCGAAGACGGTTTGGTGGATTGGACGTTGAGCGCCACGCAACTTTACAACCGGCTGCGCGGGTTCACGCCCTTCCCCGGTTGTTACACTTTGCTTCATGAGCAGCGGCTTGAAATCGTCGCGGCAACCGCTGAAGCACACACAGGTGATGCCGCGCCCGGCACGATTGTTGAAATTGCAAAAGACAGCTTTGCCGTTGCCTGCGGACACGGCTCACAATTGCGCCTCACCCAAGTGCAACCAGCCGGAAAAAAAGTGATGGCGGTGCACGATTTTCTGAACGGCGCAAAATTACAAGTTGGAACCAAACTCGGATGA
- the ssb gene encoding single-stranded DNA-binding protein: protein MSFNKITIVGYLGRDPELKHTPQGNAVCKFSVATTERRKNAQGEPEETTTWFRVTVWGRQAELANEYLSKGRQVYVEGRLRLEEYVDREGHTRISPEVTALDLQFLGQRNDVVETNNVTVSASTTTTQGIPNESPAEKKQAIAKALGATATKLSTTPSRGKKAAPAAKELVSIEEDDIPF from the coding sequence ATGTCATTCAACAAAATCACCATCGTTGGTTATTTGGGGCGCGACCCTGAATTGAAACACACGCCGCAAGGCAATGCCGTGTGCAAGTTTTCGGTCGCCACGACGGAACGGCGCAAAAATGCGCAAGGTGAACCGGAAGAAACGACGACCTGGTTTCGTGTGACCGTCTGGGGCCGGCAGGCCGAGTTAGCGAATGAGTATCTGAGCAAAGGTCGTCAGGTGTATGTCGAAGGCCGGTTGCGACTGGAGGAATACGTTGACCGCGAAGGTCACACGCGTATTAGTCCCGAAGTCACGGCGCTTGATTTGCAATTCCTGGGTCAACGCAATGATGTCGTCGAGACGAACAATGTAACGGTCAGCGCCAGCACGACGACGACGCAAGGCATTCCCAACGAAAGTCCAGCGGAGAAGAAACAAGCGATTGCCAAGGCGCTGGGCGCTACGGCAACAAAGCTAAGCACAACGCCGAGCCGTGGCAAGAAGGCCGCGCCAGCGGCGAAAGAATTGGTCAGCATTGAGGAAGATGACATTCCCTTCTAG
- the def gene encoding peptide deformylase has protein sequence MMLKVVKYGDPVLQQEGKLITEFDGKLAALVENMFETMYEEKGCGLAAPQVGESIKLFVMDCSGSNRDPQRRYALINPRIVETKETQVGDEGCLSFPDIYFEVELPRIVTVTAQDIHGQEFTMQVEDLEARCVLHETDHLYGKLFLDYISALKRDLVKRKIKKRIKLGDWD, from the coding sequence ATGATGTTGAAAGTTGTGAAATATGGCGATCCCGTGCTGCAACAGGAAGGCAAGCTGATTACCGAATTCGATGGCAAGCTGGCCGCATTGGTCGAGAACATGTTCGAGACAATGTACGAGGAAAAAGGCTGTGGGCTGGCCGCGCCTCAAGTGGGTGAATCCATCAAACTGTTTGTGATGGATTGCAGCGGCAGCAACCGTGATCCCCAGCGCCGCTACGCGCTGATCAATCCGCGCATCGTCGAAACTAAAGAGACACAGGTCGGCGACGAAGGCTGTTTGAGCTTCCCCGATATTTACTTCGAGGTCGAACTCCCGCGCATCGTGACCGTCACAGCGCAAGACATTCACGGCCAGGAATTCACGATGCAAGTCGAGGATCTGGAGGCTCGCTGTGTCTTACACGAAACAGACCATCTTTATGGCAAGCTCTTCCTGGACTACATCAGCGCACTGAAGCGTGACTTGGTCAAACGCAAAATCAAGAAACGCATCAAACTCGGCGATTGGGATTAG
- the aroC gene encoding chorismate synthase: MNFSFTTSGESHGPALVATVEGLPAGLPLRLDYINHELWRRQQGYGRGGRMKIETDTVQILAGVRHGEALGGPIALLVENRDFKNWTDVMAVEKPEGLLAQGTPGRDRKVIRPRPGHADLVGGMKYDRRDLRDILERASARETTMRVAVGALAKQLLHEFGVELASHVIRLGEIESAQPDASFAEIQALYDDTVLRCVDKEAEARMVARIDLAGVEEGDTLGGLFEVVAQGCVPGLGSHTSWTAKLDGQLAQAVMSIHAVKAVELGEGVANAFKPGSQVHDEITYDSATRTFSRSSNRAGGLEGGMTNGQELRVRGYLKPIATLRKRLKSIHIDTKEVLEADFERSDVTAVPAAGVIGEAMVAIVLAQALREKFGGDSLREMRRNFESYQQQLLEY, from the coding sequence ATGAATTTCTCTTTTACTACTTCGGGCGAATCGCACGGCCCTGCTTTGGTTGCGACTGTCGAAGGCTTGCCCGCCGGCTTGCCCCTCCGGCTGGATTACATCAACCACGAATTGTGGCGGCGGCAACAAGGTTACGGACGCGGTGGCCGCATGAAAATCGAAACCGACACCGTGCAAATCCTGGCGGGCGTGCGCCATGGTGAAGCGTTGGGCGGCCCTATCGCATTGCTCGTCGAGAATCGCGATTTCAAAAACTGGACGGACGTAATGGCGGTGGAGAAGCCGGAAGGCCTACTCGCCCAAGGAACACCCGGAAGAGACCGCAAAGTCATTCGCCCGCGTCCCGGCCACGCCGATTTGGTCGGCGGGATGAAATACGACCGGCGCGATTTGCGCGACATTCTCGAACGCGCCAGCGCGCGCGAAACGACCATGCGCGTGGCTGTCGGCGCACTCGCCAAACAGTTGCTGCACGAATTCGGCGTTGAACTCGCCAGCCACGTGATCCGCTTGGGCGAAATTGAAAGCGCACAACCCGACGCCAGCTTCGCCGAGATTCAAGCGCTGTATGATGACACGGTGTTGCGTTGCGTAGACAAAGAGGCCGAAGCGCGCATGGTCGCGCGCATTGATCTGGCCGGGGTCGAAGAGGGCGACACGCTGGGCGGACTGTTTGAAGTCGTAGCGCAAGGCTGTGTGCCGGGCCTCGGTTCGCATACGAGTTGGACGGCCAAGCTGGACGGGCAACTGGCCCAGGCCGTGATGTCCATCCACGCTGTCAAAGCCGTCGAGTTGGGCGAAGGCGTCGCCAATGCCTTCAAACCCGGCTCGCAAGTGCATGACGAGATTACTTATGATAGCGCGACGCGCACCTTTAGCCGCAGCTCCAACCGTGCGGGCGGCTTGGAAGGCGGCATGACCAATGGGCAGGAGTTGCGTGTGCGCGGTTACCTGAAACCAATCGCCACGCTACGCAAACGGCTCAAGAGCATCCACATTGACACCAAGGAGGTGCTGGAAGCCGACTTCGAGCGTTCGGACGTGACGGCGGTGCCAGCGGCGGGCGTGATTGGCGAAGCGATGGTGGCGATTGTGCTGGCGCAAGCGCTGCGCGAAAAGTTCGGCGGTGATTCGTTGCGCGAGATGAGACGGAATTTCGAGAGCTATCAGCAGCAATTGCTCGAATACTAG
- a CDS encoding aspartate/tyrosine/aromatic aminotransferase — MQSPFAYIEQAPPDPIIGLTEAFNQDANPAKVNLGVGVYQDATGKVPVLRVVREAEARYYEQEATKSYLPIDGLVAYNKEVQKLLFGPDSQVIAEGRAVTVQGLGGTGSLKIGADFLRRFLPDAQIWISSPSWENHQMLFETAGFKVNSYPYYDAETHGLNFNSMLETLKTLPAQSIVVLHACCHNPTGVDLNNEQWALVLDVVKQRALVPFLDFAYQGFGESLAADAFAVRAFAEAGIQCLIASSFSKSFGLYRERVGALTLLTESGAEAKHVLSQVKRVIRTNYSSPPSHGAQIVALVLSDPVLRGQWEAELTEMRERIQQMRDKFVAMLREKGIEQDFGFIQQQRGMFSYSGLNPEQVKTLRERNSLYIVGSGRICVAALNDHNIGGICEAIAEVL; from the coding sequence ATGCAATCACCGTTTGCGTACATCGAACAAGCGCCACCCGATCCGATCATCGGGCTGACCGAAGCGTTTAACCAGGACGCCAACCCCGCCAAGGTCAACCTGGGCGTCGGCGTTTATCAGGATGCCACTGGCAAGGTGCCCGTGCTGCGCGTCGTGCGCGAAGCCGAGGCGCGTTATTACGAGCAAGAGGCGACCAAGAGCTACCTGCCGATTGACGGGCTGGTGGCTTACAACAAGGAAGTACAGAAGCTGCTCTTTGGCCCGGACTCGCAAGTCATCGCCGAAGGGCGCGCGGTGACGGTGCAGGGCTTGGGCGGCACGGGCAGTCTGAAAATCGGCGCGGATTTCTTGCGGCGCTTTTTGCCCGACGCGCAAATCTGGATTAGCAGCCCGAGTTGGGAAAACCACCAGATGCTGTTTGAGACCGCCGGGTTCAAGGTGAACAGCTATCCCTATTACGACGCCGAAACGCACGGGCTGAATTTCAACAGCATGCTCGAAACGTTGAAGACGCTGCCCGCGCAAAGCATCGTCGTGTTGCACGCCTGTTGCCACAATCCGACGGGCGTGGATTTGAACAATGAGCAGTGGGCGCTAGTGCTTGATGTCGTCAAACAGCGCGCGCTGGTGCCGTTTCTGGATTTCGCCTATCAGGGTTTTGGTGAGAGCCTGGCAGCCGACGCGTTTGCCGTGCGGGCCTTTGCCGAGGCGGGCATCCAGTGTTTGATTGCCAGTTCGTTCTCGAAATCGTTTGGACTATACCGCGAACGTGTCGGCGCGTTGACCCTCCTGACCGAATCGGGCGCGGAAGCGAAGCACGTGCTGAGTCAGGTCAAACGCGTGATCCGCACGAATTATTCCAGCCCGCCTTCGCACGGCGCGCAGATCGTGGCACTGGTGTTGAGCGATCCCGTCTTGCGTGGACAATGGGAAGCCGAGTTGACCGAGATGCGCGAACGCATCCAGCAAATGCGCGACAAGTTTGTGGCGATGCTGCGCGAGAAGGGTATTGAGCAGGATTTCGGCTTCATTCAACAGCAACGCGGCATGTTTTCGTATTCGGGCTTGAATCCCGAACAGGTCAAGACGCTGCGCGAAAGGAACAGCCTTTATATTGTCGGCAGCGGGCGCATTTGTGTGGCGGCGCTGAACGACCACAACATTGGCGGCATCTGCGAAGCGATTGCTGAGGTGCTGTAG
- a CDS encoding PD40 domain-containing protein has translation MTTDHWQQLETLFQAALERPASARAAFVSQACAADPQLQQEVEKLLASFQAANSFLETPAADSFGLTATTPRAPGQRVAHYEILSVLGTGGMGEVYLAHDPRLERQIALKLLPAQFGQDAAWVQRFTREARAISALNHPNILTIYEIGEDAGTHFIAAEHIAGQTLRQKLAAGRLPWRESVKIAGQIADALGAAHTAGIIHRDIKPENVMVRPDGLVKVLDFGLAKPAGSELGAWRLGIGDDRVKLADDGLQMKAHPQFPIPNLQPPSSNPQSPIPNPQSPIPNLQSPISNPQSPIPNLQSLTDPAVLLGTLAYLSPEQARRAELDARTDIFSLGVVLYELLTGTRPFTGSNEAARSQAILHGEADLTCLPDPALARIVARALAKEPDRRYQSAAELRGALEQFEQSLQGRPASRWRKQAAWAAALALLGLLGFGLWQTRRATQAARLAFNSADARKLTDMPGQELYPSLAPDGQSVVFASRHNGNWDIYRQAANARTATNLTEGTASVELQPAYSPDGTQIAFRSNRNGGGIFVMNSDGGNVTQLSNTGFNPAWSPDGREVALADDNIWDYEGRNTYPSASRLWAVNLTTHASRVISAHDAVQPNWSPHGQRLAFWGEQKGGHRDIWTVAASGGEPTPVTDDAFIDWNPVWSPDGAYLYFLSNRGGEMNLWRVALDESTGRLWGALEPATLPSNNCQYVSFARNGSTLVYGQSTRSENLWQIGFDPVKGRVNGAATPLTQGLKRYALFSLVPDEKSFVYLTRGEPQQDLFTASLSGAPLQRLTDDAAQDIMPRWSPDGRWIAFISDRSGKYEIWKVRPDGSGLAQMTDEPGKEVIAPVWSPDSRKLLYQIRNVNSYVIDADRPGAAQTPQVLPGQPVPGFLPWEWSPNGQSLAGWQPPLPEQQRRGIVVYSVAQQRYERLTDLGSYPVWLNDSRRLLFKEGNALYLFDRTGQKPQQIHALKQPNQIGTQAISRNNRQIYFTEVSSDADIWLLKLK, from the coding sequence ATGACCACCGACCACTGGCAACAACTTGAAACCCTTTTCCAAGCCGCGCTCGAACGTCCGGCCAGTGCGCGCGCCGCCTTTGTCAGCCAGGCCTGCGCCGCTGACCCGCAGTTACAACAAGAAGTCGAAAAGCTGCTCGCCTCCTTTCAGGCAGCCAATAGCTTTCTGGAAACACCCGCCGCTGACAGCTTCGGCCTGACGGCCACGACGCCACGCGCACCGGGTCAGCGCGTGGCACATTACGAAATCTTGTCAGTCCTGGGTACCGGCGGGATGGGCGAGGTCTACTTGGCGCATGACCCCCGGCTGGAACGCCAGATTGCGCTGAAGCTGTTGCCCGCGCAATTCGGCCAGGACGCTGCGTGGGTACAACGCTTCACGCGTGAAGCGCGCGCGATCTCGGCGCTCAACCATCCCAACATCCTCACGATTTATGAAATCGGCGAAGACGCCGGGACGCATTTCATCGCCGCCGAACACATCGCGGGCCAGACGCTGCGGCAAAAACTGGCGGCTGGCCGCCTGCCCTGGCGCGAAAGTGTGAAGATCGCCGGACAGATTGCCGACGCCCTCGGCGCCGCGCACACCGCCGGCATCATCCACCGCGACATCAAGCCAGAGAATGTGATGGTTCGCCCGGACGGTTTGGTCAAAGTGCTCGATTTCGGCCTGGCAAAACCTGCGGGATCGGAGCTTGGAGCTTGGAGATTGGGGATTGGAGATGACAGAGTGAAGTTGGCGGATGACGGGCTACAGATGAAAGCTCACCCCCAATTTCCGATCCCCAATCTCCAACCTCCAAGCTCCAATCCCCAATCTCCAATCCCAAATCCCCAATCCCCAATCCCCAATCTCCAATCCCCAATCTCCAATCCCCAATCTCCAATCCCCAATCTCCAATCCCTCACAGACCCCGCAGTGTTGCTGGGCACGCTCGCTTATCTGTCCCCCGAACAGGCGCGCCGCGCAGAACTGGATGCGCGCACGGACATCTTCAGCCTGGGCGTCGTGCTATATGAGTTGCTCACCGGCACACGTCCATTCACGGGCAGCAACGAGGCCGCGCGCAGCCAAGCCATCCTGCACGGCGAAGCGGATTTGACCTGCCTGCCCGACCCGGCCCTGGCACGCATCGTGGCGCGCGCGTTGGCCAAAGAGCCTGATCGGCGTTACCAGAGCGCGGCAGAGTTGCGCGGCGCGCTTGAACAGTTTGAACAATCATTGCAAGGCAGGCCCGCCTCACGCTGGCGCAAACAGGCAGCCTGGGCGGCGGCGTTGGCATTGCTGGGTCTGCTTGGTTTCGGGCTTTGGCAAACGCGCCGTGCAACTCAAGCTGCGCGGCTGGCCTTCAACTCCGCCGACGCGCGTAAGCTGACGGATATGCCCGGCCAAGAGCTTTACCCCAGCCTCGCGCCCGATGGCCAAAGCGTCGTTTTTGCCAGCCGTCACAATGGGAATTGGGATATTTACCGCCAAGCCGCCAACGCGCGCACGGCAACCAATCTGACCGAGGGCACGGCGAGCGTTGAACTCCAACCAGCTTACTCGCCTGACGGCACGCAGATCGCGTTTCGCTCCAATCGCAATGGCGGCGGCATTTTCGTGATGAATAGCGATGGCGGCAACGTCACGCAACTGAGCAACACTGGCTTCAACCCCGCCTGGTCGCCCGACGGACGCGAGGTGGCGCTGGCCGATGACAACATCTGGGATTACGAAGGTCGCAACACCTATCCCAGCGCCAGCCGCCTGTGGGCCGTCAACCTGACAACCCACGCAAGCCGCGTGATTAGCGCGCACGACGCCGTGCAACCCAATTGGTCGCCACACGGCCAGCGCCTCGCCTTTTGGGGCGAACAGAAAGGCGGCCACCGCGACATCTGGACGGTCGCCGCCAGCGGGGGCGAACCAACACCGGTGACCGATGACGCCTTCATTGACTGGAACCCGGTCTGGTCGCCCGATGGCGCGTACCTGTACTTTCTGAGCAATCGCGGCGGTGAGATGAATCTCTGGCGCGTGGCGCTTGACGAAAGCACGGGCCGTTTGTGGGGCGCGCTCGAACCGGCAACGTTGCCGTCGAACAATTGCCAATATGTCAGCTTTGCCCGCAACGGCAGCACGCTGGTTTACGGTCAATCCACGCGCAGCGAAAACCTCTGGCAAATCGGTTTCGACCCGGTCAAAGGCCGGGTGAACGGCGCGGCCACACCGTTGACGCAAGGCTTGAAACGCTACGCGCTCTTCTCGCTGGTGCCCGATGAAAAGAGTTTTGTGTATTTGACTCGCGGCGAACCGCAGCAAGACCTTTTCACGGCCAGTCTCTCAGGCGCGCCCTTACAACGGCTCACCGATGACGCCGCCCAGGACATCATGCCGCGCTGGTCGCCGGACGGTCGCTGGATCGCTTTTATTTCGGATCGTAGTGGCAAATATGAAATCTGGAAAGTCAGGCCCGATGGCTCCGGTCTGGCGCAAATGACTGATGAGCCGGGCAAGGAAGTGATCGCACCGGTCTGGTCGCCCGATAGCCGCAAGCTGCTTTATCAAATCCGCAACGTCAATTCTTACGTCATTGACGCCGACCGGCCAGGCGCTGCGCAAACGCCGCAAGTGTTGCCGGGCCAGCCTGTGCCAGGATTTTTACCTTGGGAGTGGTCGCCGAATGGTCAGTCTCTGGCGGGCTGGCAGCCGCCCCTGCCAGAACAGCAACGGCGCGGCATTGTCGTTTATTCCGTCGCCCAGCAGCGTTATGAACGGCTCACTGATTTAGGCAGCTACCCCGTTTGGCTAAATGACAGTCGGCGGTTGCTTTTTAAGGAAGGGAATGCGCTTTACCTATTCGACCGCACGGGCCAAAAACCGCAACAAATTCATGCCCTCAAACAGCCTAATCAAATTGGCACTCAAGCCATCTCACGCAATAACCGGCAAATCTATTTCACCGAGGTTAGCAGCGACGCCGACATTTGGCTGTTGAAATTGAAGTGA
- a CDS encoding sigma-70 family RNA polymerase sigma factor: protein MELIAPNQITDQLRAWRTGDAAALERLIPAVYQELRQMAARYLRTEDPGHTLQPTALVHEAYLRLIDQTQVEWQNRAHFFGVAAQMMRRILVDHAKANQRAKRGGGAVKLSLDEALNYGQARAAEVVALDDALQSLAALDERKSRVVELRYFGGLSVEETAQVLDISPQTVIRDWNMAKAWLYQLLNRE, encoded by the coding sequence ATGGAACTGATCGCACCCAATCAGATCACCGACCAATTACGCGCCTGGCGCACGGGCGATGCGGCTGCGTTGGAGCGGCTGATTCCGGCGGTCTATCAGGAATTGCGTCAAATGGCGGCGCGCTATTTGCGGACGGAAGACCCCGGTCATACGCTGCAACCGACGGCGCTGGTGCACGAGGCGTACTTGCGACTGATTGATCAAACGCAGGTCGAATGGCAAAACCGCGCGCACTTTTTCGGCGTCGCGGCCCAGATGATGCGGCGCATTTTGGTAGACCACGCCAAAGCCAACCAGCGCGCCAAACGTGGCGGCGGCGCGGTCAAACTTTCATTGGATGAAGCGCTGAATTACGGTCAAGCACGCGCCGCCGAAGTGGTCGCACTCGATGATGCCTTGCAAAGTCTGGCGGCGTTGGATGAGCGCAAAAGCCGCGTCGTCGAATTGCGCTACTTTGGCGGACTGAGTGTCGAGGAGACGGCGCAGGTGCTGGACATTTCGCCGCAAACCGTTATCCGCGATTGGAACATGGCCAAGGCGTGGCTTTATCAATTGCTCAACCGCGAATGA